The segment GACCTGAGTAATCAACGCGCTTTCCGAGCAAGTTCTGACGGAAACGACCTTGCTTACCCTTGAGCATGTCAGAGAGTGACTTAAGCGCACGGTTACCCGGGCCTGTTACTGGACGACCACGACGACCGTTGTCGAACAAAGCATCAACTGCTTCTTGCAACATACGCTTTTCGTTGTTGACTATAATTTCAGGAGCACCGAGATCAGCAAGACGCTTCAAACGGTTGTTACGGTTGATAACGCGGCGATAGAGATCGTTTAGATCTGAAGTAGCAAAGCGTCCACCGTCGAGCTGCACCATTGGGCGTAGATCTGGCGGAATAACCGGAACGCAATCAAGCACCATTGATGCTGGGTGATTGCTTGTTGTCATAAATGCATTTACGACCTTGAGACGCTTGATGGCGCGAGTCTTCTTTGCACCCTTTCCATTTTCAGAAAGGTCGGTGAGGATCGCGTATTCAGCTTCAAGATCAAAAGTTTCAAGGCGCTTCTTAATTGCAGCAGCTCCCATGTCACCCTTGAAGTAGATTCCGTAACGATCGCGCATTTCGCGGTAGAGGTTCTCGTCGCCTTCAAGATCTTGAACCTTGAGGTTCTTAAAGCGAGCCCAAACATCTTCCAAGCGAGTTATTTCGCGTTCAGCGCGATCACGAAGTGTCTTGAGCTCACGCTCTGCAGATTCGCGAACCTTGCGCTTTACATCTGACTTTGCATCTTCTGCTTCGAGTTCAGCAAGATCAGATTCGAGCTTCTTCTGGCGGCCATCGAGATCATTGTCGCGACGTGTTTCGATCTTCTTACGATCGCTAGCCAGCTTCTTCTCGAGCTGTGGCATGTCTTCTTCGCGGCCTTCTGCATCAACTTCAGTGATCATGTATGCAGCGAAGTAAATAACCTTTTCAAGATCCTTTGGAGCAAGATCAAGTAGGTATCCAAGACGTGAAGGCACGCCCTTGAAGTACCAGATGTGGGTTACAGGAGCAGCAAGCTCGATGTGTCCCATGCGTTCGCGACGAACCTTGGCGCGTGTTACTTCAACACCGCAACGCTCGCAGATGATTCCCTTAAATCGAACGCGCTTGTACTTACCGCAATAACATTCCCAGTCACGAGTTGGTCCGAAAATCTTCTCGTCGAAGAGTCCGTCCTTCTCTGGCTTGAGTGTGCGGTAGTTGATTGTCTCTGGCTTCTTTACTTCGCCAAATGACCAATCACGAATGTTCTGAGCCGATGCGAGACCGATTCTTAATTCATCAAAGAAGTTGACATCTAACATAGTTATTTATCCCTCTCTCAAACTTCTTCTACAGAGCTTGGTTCAACTCGTGACAAGTTGATACCTAACTCTTCGGCGGCACGGAAAATTTCTTCATCGTTATCGCGCATTTCAATTGCGACACCTTCTGAAGAGAGAACTTCGACGTTCAAGCAGAGTGATTGCATTTCCTTGATAAGTACCTTGAATGACTCAGGGATACCTGGCTCAGGGATGTTCTCGCCCTTAACGATCGCTTCGTAAACCTTTACGCGTCCGAGAACGTCGTCAGATTTAATTGTGAGGAGTTCTTGGAGTGTGTAAGCAGCTCCATAGGCTTCAAGTGCCCAAACTTCCATTTCACCAAATCGCTGACCACCGAATTGCGCCTTACCACCGAGTGGTTGCTGCGTGATCATTGAGTATGGACCAGTTGAACGTGCGTGGATCTTGTCATCAACCAAGTGGTGGAGTTTCAAGATGTACATGTATCCAACTGAGATTGGTGTTGGGTATGGCTCACCGGAACGGCCATCAAATAACTTAGCCTTTCCGCTTCGGCCGATTAGCTGAAGGCCATCGCGGTTTGGAAGAGTGCTTGATAGCAAACCTGAGATTTCATCTTCAAGTGCACCGTCGAAGACAGGTGTTGCGAACTTAGTTCCAGGAGTTCCCTTTTCTGCACCGATTGCGCGCATGTGCTTCTGCCACGCTTCATCGACGCCAGAGAGATCCCAACCAGTTTTTGCAACCCAGCCGAGGTGCATTTCAAGAACCTGACCGACGTTCATGCGACCTGGAACGCCGAGCGGGTTAAGAACTACATCTACTGGAGTTCCATCTTCAAGGAATGGCATATCTTCAACTGGAAGAATCTTGGAGATAACACCCTTGTTACCGTGGCGACCAGCAAGCTTGTCACCATCTTGAATCTTGCGCTTCTGTGCAACGTAGACGCGAACCAATTGGTTAACGCCAGCTGCAAGCTCGAAGCCTTCTTCTGATTCGAAGATCTTTACGCCGATAACTTTTCCTGACTCGCCGTGTGGAACTTTAAGAGATGTATCGCGAACTTCGCGAGCCTTTTCTCCGAAGATTGCACGAAGCAAACGCTCTTCAGGTGTTAATTCAGTTTCGCCCTTTGGAGTTACTTTTCCAACCAAGATATCGCCAGGGACGACATCTGCGCCGACGCGAATAATTCCGCGCTCGTCGAGGTCTGCAAGTACTTCTTCAGAAACGTTAGGGATATCGCGAGTGATTTCTTCGGCACCTAGCTTGGTGTCGCGAGCATCGACTTCGTATTCCTCAATGTGGATTGATGTAAGAACATCATCTTGTACGAGACGCTGCGAAAGAATGATCGCATCTTCGTAGTTGTGGCCTTCCCATGACATAAATGCCACGAGCAAGTTCTTACCGAGAGCCATTTCACCGTTTTCGGTACATGGACCATCTGCAATTACTGAGCCAACTTCAAGCTTCTGACCTTCAGAGACAACAACCTTCTGGTTGTATGAAGTTCCTTGGTTAGAGCGTGAGAACTTAGATAGTGAGTATGTCTGGTAAGTACCGTCATCGCCCATGACCTTTACTTCATCGGCAGATACTTCAGTAACAACACCTGAATGAGTTGCTGTAACAACATCACCGGCATCTACTGCAGCGCGGAATTCCATGCCAGTACCGATAAGTGGCGCTTCTGCGCGCATCAAAGGAACTGACTGACGCATCATGTTTGAGCCCATCAACGCGCGGTTAGCATCGTCGTGCTCAAGGAACGGAATCATTGCTGTTGCAACAGAAACCATCTGGCGTGGTGAAACGTCCATGTAATCAACTTCATCACCGATGATGTATTCAACTTCGCCACCACGACGACGTACGAGTACGCGCGCTTCTGCAAAGTGGTTGTCATCTGTAAGTGGTGCGTTTGCCTGCGCGATGATGTGTTCATCTTCTTCATCTGCAGTTAGGTAATCAACCTGATCTGTAACGCGACCCTTTACAACCTTGCGGTAAGGAGTTTCGATAAATCCGAAAGCAGTTACGCGACCGTAAGTTGCAAGCGAACCGATAAGACCAATGTTTGGTCCTTCAGGAGTTTCGATTGGGCACATACGTCCGTAGTGAGATGGGTGAACGTCGCGAACTTCGAAGCCTGCGCGGTCACGAGATAAACCACCAGGTCCGAGCGCTGAAAGACGACGCTTGTGTGTAAGACCTGAAAGTGGGTTTGTCTGATCCATGAACTGTGACAATTGAGATGTTCCGAAGAACTCCTTGATTGATGCAACAACCGGACGGATGTTGATCAGAGTCTGTGGAGTAATTGCTTCTACATCTTGAGTTGTCATACGTTCGCGAACTACACGTTCCATACGAGATAGACCGATGCGAACTTGGTTCTGAATTAGCTCACCAACTGTGCGAAGACGACGGTTACCGAAGTGATCGATATCGTCCTTTTCTACGCGAACTTCGCGGCCGTAATCCATTGTTAGATCGCCGCGGTGTAGCGCTACGAGGTAGCGAAGCGTTGCAACGATGTCAGAGATTGTAAGAATGCTCTGTGAAAGTTCTTGATCAAGACCGAGCTTCTTATTTACCTTAAAGCGACCGACCTTGGCCAAGTCATAGCGCTTTACATTGAAATAGAGGTTCTCGATAAGGTTTTGAGCAGCTTCCTTAGTTGGTGGCTCGCCCGGACGAAGCTTGCGGTAGATATCTAGCAGCGCTTCATCTTGTGTCTTGACTGTATCTTTTTCAAGAGTTGCACGCATTGATTCGAAGTCACCAAACTCTTCAAGAATTTGTTCTTCAGTCCAACCGAGTGCCTTCAAGAAGACAGTTACAGATTGCTTACGCTTGCGGTCGATGCGAACACCAACGAGATCTTTCTTATCAACTTCGAATTCAAGCCAAGCGCCGCGGCTTGGGATGATCTTTGAAGTGAATACATCTTTATCTGATGTCTTTTCGATTGTGCGTTCGAAGTAAACACCTGGTGAACGTACGAGCTGTGAAACAACAACGCGCTCGGTTCCGTTAATTACGAATGTTCCGCGCTTTGTCATTACAGGGAAGTCACCCATGAAGACAGTCTGTGACTTAATTTCACCGGTTTCATTGTTGGTGAATTCAGCAGTCACGAAGAGTGGCTGCGAGTAAGTCATATCGCGTTCTTTGCAATCTTCGATTGAATACTTAGGTGGCTCGAAGCGGTGATCGCGGAATGAGAGCGACATAGTGCCCTGGAAATCTTCGATTGGTGAAATTTCTTCGAAGATTTCTTCTAAACCTGATTTTGATGGAAGTTCTCCACGATTTGTATTTGTTGATTGCGCAAGACGTGAACGCCACAAGTCGTTGCCCAATAGCCAGTCAACGCTCTCAACTTGGAGCGCTAATAGGTTTGGAACTTCTAGGGGTTCGCGGATCTTGGCGAATGAAATACGTTGCGGAGCTACAGAATTCTTTTTCGCGGCCAAGAGATGTCCTTCCAGACAATGTTCACTTACAACATTGTTTTTTTAACAATGTTGATTCACAAAGTGCGAGAACGCACAACTATTAGGTCTCAGCCGCTATATGCCCTGACCATAGAAGATTTATGCGAAGGGCAAGAGTAACGCTCACCCCCTCAGCCTGTCCAACCGGCCTCTTATACCCCCAAACCCTCCCCTTTGTCAGGCGATTGTGGAAGAAAAAAGCCCGGCCCCACGAGGGGACCGGGCTCTTTTACGCTGAACTTATTTGAGTGTGACCTTTGCGCCAGCTGCTTCGAGAGCCGCCTTTGCCTTCTCTGCTGTCTCCTTGTTTGCCTTCTCAAGAAGTGTTGCTGGAGTTGCATCAACTAGGTCCTTTGCCTCCTTCAAGCCAAGGCTTGAATTGAGGTTACGAACTTCCTTGATCACTGCAATCTTCTGTGAGCCTGCATCTTCGAGGATAACTGTGAATTCATCTTGACCAGCATCTGCTGCGCCGCCTGCTGCTGCGCCGCCTGCTGCTGCAGCTGCAACTGGTGCTGCTGCTGTTACATCGAATTCAGTTTCGAATGCCTTAACGAACTCTGAAAGTTCGACAAGTGTCATTTCCTTGAACTGAGCCATTAGATCTGCTGATGAGAGCTTTGCCATTTTATATTTTCCTTTTCTTTATTCCGCTGGAGTTTCTGCTGCATCTGTTGCTTCTGCAGCAACTTCAGCGACAACTTCTTCTGTTACTTCTGCAACTGCTTCAGCAGCTGGTGCTGCCTCTTCAACTGCCGGAGCTGCTGGGGTTTCAACCACAGCTGCTGGTGCTGCTGCAACTGGTGCACCAGCTTCCATCTTGATGCGAAGTGCATCGAAGATACGCGCTGCCTTAGCAAGCGATCCCTTCATTGCACCAGCAAGCTTTGCCAAGAGAACCTCACGGGACTCAAGATCAGCAAGCTGCATGATTTCTGCAGTTGTAACGAACTTGCCTTCGTAGATTCCACCCTTAACAACAAGTAGTGGGTTCTCCTTCTGGAAGTTCTTTAGATTACGAGCTGCATCAATTGGATCTCCCTTGATGAAAGCAAGTGCTGAAGGACCAACAAGTAGATCATCAGAGATATCTACGCCGGCGTTCTTAGCTGCAATCTTTGTAAGGGTGTTCTTAACGACGCTGTACTTGGTATCTGAACCAAGGCTGCGACGCAATTCCTTCATCGAAGTCACGGTTAGACCGCGGTATTCGGTTAGGTAGGTTGCATTAGCTGACTTGAAATCTTCAGTCAGTTCAGCAAC is part of the Candidatus Planktophila lacus genome and harbors:
- the rpoB gene encoding DNA-directed RNA polymerase subunit beta, with the translated sequence MAAKKNSVAPQRISFAKIREPLEVPNLLALQVESVDWLLGNDLWRSRLAQSTNTNRGELPSKSGLEEIFEEISPIEDFQGTMSLSFRDHRFEPPKYSIEDCKERDMTYSQPLFVTAEFTNNETGEIKSQTVFMGDFPVMTKRGTFVINGTERVVVSQLVRSPGVYFERTIEKTSDKDVFTSKIIPSRGAWLEFEVDKKDLVGVRIDRKRKQSVTVFLKALGWTEEQILEEFGDFESMRATLEKDTVKTQDEALLDIYRKLRPGEPPTKEAAQNLIENLYFNVKRYDLAKVGRFKVNKKLGLDQELSQSILTISDIVATLRYLVALHRGDLTMDYGREVRVEKDDIDHFGNRRLRTVGELIQNQVRIGLSRMERVVRERMTTQDVEAITPQTLINIRPVVASIKEFFGTSQLSQFMDQTNPLSGLTHKRRLSALGPGGLSRDRAGFEVRDVHPSHYGRMCPIETPEGPNIGLIGSLATYGRVTAFGFIETPYRKVVKGRVTDQVDYLTADEEDEHIIAQANAPLTDDNHFAEARVLVRRRGGEVEYIIGDEVDYMDVSPRQMVSVATAMIPFLEHDDANRALMGSNMMRQSVPLMRAEAPLIGTGMEFRAAVDAGDVVTATHSGVVTEVSADEVKVMGDDGTYQTYSLSKFSRSNQGTSYNQKVVVSEGQKLEVGSVIADGPCTENGEMALGKNLLVAFMSWEGHNYEDAIILSQRLVQDDVLTSIHIEEYEVDARDTKLGAEEITRDIPNVSEEVLADLDERGIIRVGADVVPGDILVGKVTPKGETELTPEERLLRAIFGEKAREVRDTSLKVPHGESGKVIGVKIFESEEGFELAAGVNQLVRVYVAQKRKIQDGDKLAGRHGNKGVISKILPVEDMPFLEDGTPVDVVLNPLGVPGRMNVGQVLEMHLGWVAKTGWDLSGVDEAWQKHMRAIGAEKGTPGTKFATPVFDGALEDEISGLLSSTLPNRDGLQLIGRSGKAKLFDGRSGEPYPTPISVGYMYILKLHHLVDDKIHARSTGPYSMITQQPLGGKAQFGGQRFGEMEVWALEAYGAAYTLQELLTIKSDDVLGRVKVYEAIVKGENIPEPGIPESFKVLIKEMQSLCLNVEVLSSEGVAIEMRDNDEEIFRAAEELGINLSRVEPSSVEEV
- the rplL gene encoding 50S ribosomal protein L7/L12, with protein sequence MAKLSSADLMAQFKEMTLVELSEFVKAFETEFDVTAAAPVAAAAAGGAAAGGAADAGQDEFTVILEDAGSQKIAVIKEVRNLNSSLGLKEAKDLVDATPATLLEKANKETAEKAKAALEAAGAKVTLK
- the rplJ gene encoding 50S ribosomal protein L10, whose translation is MARPVKEAAVAELTEDFKSANATYLTEYRGLTVTSMKELRRSLGSDTKYSVVKNTLTKIAAKNAGVDISDDLLVGPSALAFIKGDPIDAARNLKNFQKENPLLVVKGGIYEGKFVTTAEIMQLADLESREVLLAKLAGAMKGSLAKAARIFDALRIKMEAGAPVAAAPAAVVETPAAPAVEEAAPAAEAVAEVTEEVVAEVAAEATDAAETPAE